Proteins encoded within one genomic window of Prosthecobacter debontii:
- a CDS encoding replication initiation protein, which translates to MKTFKDLILFKPNQLIEITGAPLTNQGILAYDFILHKLQQENTDNIIISATEIMDAINGNRNFQDLYLYLDSLQKIRIESKDSKGKLWGAFNLLSEYKKLENGIFVAIPPSIYKALETKEKTKDSLYYTTIKLLEKRIFKCLYSLIFYDFFKKYENINIPTLTVENIRQITGTIEKYKEYKIFKAHVLKKALIEINKFETKFEYSFEEKKIGRKVNEIKFIRTEKGIDDVTPENKISEKLLKAIEKARKNRYINESYSQKAMEKIFQKYEEKDIIKALKELYKYNSEIKSFSKILTAKIEDIKNSKMDKIKENQGHILGQEKIETAFKNNFTEPKKSDLDIEKEKISNLIRNSDLPTNKRMNLWSELAKIQNLKDKGEIKYE; encoded by the coding sequence ATGAAAACATTTAAAGATTTAATTTTATTTAAACCTAATCAATTAATTGAAATAACAGGAGCTCCATTAACAAATCAAGGGATATTAGCATATGATTTTATTTTACACAAGTTACAACAAGAAAACACTGATAATATTATAATATCAGCAACAGAAATAATGGATGCTATAAATGGAAATCGAAATTTTCAAGATTTATATCTATATTTAGATTCTTTACAAAAAATAAGAATTGAAAGTAAAGACTCTAAAGGGAAGTTATGGGGAGCATTTAATTTATTATCAGAATATAAAAAATTAGAAAATGGAATATTTGTTGCAATTCCTCCAAGTATTTATAAAGCTTTAGAAACAAAAGAAAAAACAAAAGATAGTTTATATTACACAACAATAAAATTATTAGAAAAAAGAATTTTTAAATGTTTATACAGTTTAATTTTTTATGATTTTTTTAAAAAATATGAAAATATTAATATTCCAACCTTAACAGTAGAAAACATTAGACAAATAACAGGAACTATAGAAAAATATAAAGAATATAAAATATTTAAAGCTCATGTTTTAAAAAAAGCTTTAATTGAAATTAATAAGTTTGAAACTAAATTTGAGTATTCTTTTGAAGAAAAAAAAATAGGAAGAAAAGTGAATGAAATTAAGTTTATTAGAACTGAGAAAGGCATAGATGATGTTACTCCAGAAAACAAAATATCAGAAAAATTATTAAAAGCTATTGAAAAAGCTCGGAAAAATCGATATATAAATGAATCCTATTCTCAAAAGGCTATGGAGAAAATATTTCAAAAATACGAGGAAAAAGATATTATAAAAGCTCTTAAAGAACTTTACAAATATAATTCAGAAATTAAAAGTTTTTCTAAAATTTTAACTGCAAAAATTGAAGATATAAAAAATTCAAAAATGGATAAAATTAAAGAAAATCAAGGGCATATATTAGGTCAAGAAAAGATTGAAACAGCCTTTAAAAACAATTTTACAGAGCCAAAAAAATCTGATTTAGATATTGAAAAAGAAAAAATATCAAATTTAATAAGAAATAGTGATTTACCAACAAATAAACGAATGAACTTATGGTCTGAACTCGCAAAAATACAAAATTTAAAAGACAAAGGAGAAATAAAATATGAATAA